Sequence from the Streptomyces sp. NBC_00440 genome:
CGCTGCCCCAGCTCCGCGTCGGCGGGCGTCCGGACGACCCCCACGCCGAGCATGGTCAGCGGGCGGCCGGCCACGCCCTCGACGACTCCGACGCCGCAGCGCGTCAGCCCCGGGTCCACGCCCAGTACCCGCACGGTGCCCCCTCCCTCATGCCCGATCGCCTGTCCGGTGCCTGGCGGAACGGGTGGTGCCGTTCGCCCAGGTGTTCCTGCGTTGTCGCAGGCTATCGGGTGGCACCGACAACACCGAGAACGCCGGGACCGCCGGGGCAGCCGGGTCCGCCGGGTCCGCCGGGAACACGGACGGGCCGGCGGGGTGTGTCCCCGGCGGCCCGTCCGTACGTACCCGTGGTGCTGAGTGCCCGTCAGGCGTCGATCTTCTCCATGACCTCGTCCGATACGTCGAAGTTGGCGAAGACGTTCTGCACGTCGTCGCTGTCCTCCAGCGCGTCGATCAGCTTGAAGATCTTGCGTGCGCCCTCTTCGTCCAGCTCGACCTGCATGGTCGGCATGAAGTTGGCCTCGGCCGAGTCGTAGTCGATGCCCGCCTCCTGGAGCGCGGTGCGGACCGCGACCATGTCGGTGGCCTCGGAGAGCACCTCGAAGGACTCGCCCAGGTCGTTGACCTCCTCGGCGCCGGCGTCGAGCACCGCGCCCAGGACGTCGTCCTCGGTGAGTTCGGCCTTGGGGACGACCACGACGCCCTTGCGGTTGAACAGGTACGACACGGAGCCGGGGTCGGCCATGTTGCCGCCGTTGCGCGTCATCGCGACGCGCACGTCGGACGCGGCACGGTTGCGGTTGTCGGTGAGGCACTCGATGAGCACCGCGACACCGTTCGGTCCGTAGCCCTCGTACATGATCGTCTCGTAGTCGGCGCCACCGGCTTCGAGACCGGCACCGCGCTTGACCGCGGAGTCGATGTTCTTGTTCGGCACCGAGCTCTTCTTGGCCTTCTGGATGGCGTCGAAGAGGGTCGGGTTGCCGGACACGTCGGCGCCGCCCGTGCGGGCCGCGACCTCGATGTTCTTGATCATCTTCGCGAAGAGCTTGCCGCGCTTGGCGTCAACCACGGCCTTCTTGTGCTTCGTCGTAGCCCATTTAGAGTGGCCGGACATCTGCCTGTCTCCTTCGCGTAACCATTTCCTGGACGAACGCCAGAGATCCTACCGGGCGCCGGTCACTGGGCGTCGCGCACCATGTCCGCGAAGTACCGGTGTACGCGGTGGTCGCCGGTCAGCTCCGGGTGGAACGACGTGGCCAGGACATGGCCCTGGCGCACCGCGACGATATGGCCGCCGTGCTCCGCGAGGACCTGGACCCCGGCGCCCACCGATTCGACCCAGGGCGCCCGGATGAAGACACCCTCGACGGGGCCGCCGGGGATCTCGGGGATCTCGACGGCCGCCTCGAAGGACTCGTTCTGGCGTCCGAAGGCGTTGCGCCGGACGATCATCTCGATCCCGCCGAAGGTCTCCTGGCCCGACCTGGGGTCGAGGATCTTGTCGGCGAGCATGATCATTCCGGCGCACGTCCCGTACACCGGCAGCCCGGACGCGATGCGCTCGCGCAGCGGCTCCAGCATGCCGAACAGGGCGGCCAGCTTGGACATCGTGGTGGACTCGCCGCCCGGGATGACCAGGCCGTCGAGCTCGTCCAGCTCCTCGGGACGCCGGACCGGACCGGCCTGGGCGCCGGCGGCGCCCAGGGCGGCCAGGTGCTCCCGCACGTCGCCCTGGAGAGCGAGGACGCCGATGACGGGAGTGCCCATCACCAGCCCCGGTTCGCGTAACGCTCGGACTCGGGAAGGGTGTCGCAGTTGATGCCGACCATGGCCTCGCCCAGGTTGCGGGAGGCGTCCGCGATGACCTTCGGGTCGTCGAAGAACGTGGTGGCCCTGACGATGGCGGCTGCGCGCTTGGCCGGGTCGCCGGACTTGAAGATGCCGGAGCCGACGAAGACGCCCTCGGCGCCGAGCTGGCGCATCAGCGCCGCGTCGGCGGGGGTGGCGACACCGCCTGCCGAGAAGAGCACGACGGGCAGCTTGCCGAGCCCGGCGACCTCCTTGACCAGCTCGTACGGGGCGCGCAGGTCCTTGGCCGCGGCGTACAGCTCGTTGTTGTCGTAGCCGCGCAGCCGGGCGATCTCGTTCTTGATCTGGCGCAGGTGACGGACGGCCTCGACGACGTTGCCGGTACCGGCCTCGCCCTTGGAGCGGATCATGGCCGCGCCCTCGGCGATCCGGCGCAGGGCCTCGCCCAGGTTGGTGGCGCCGCAGACGAACGGCGTCGTGAAGGCGAACTTGTCGCTGTGGTTGACCTCGTCGGCCGGGGTCAGCACCTCGGACTCGTCGATGTAGTCGACGCCGAGGGACTGCAGCACCTGGGCCTCGACGAAGTGGCCGATACGCGACTTGGCCATGACCGGGATGGAGACGGCCGAGATGATCTCTTCGATCATGTTCGGGTCGGACATCCGGGCGACTCCGCCGTCCTTGCGGATGTCGGCGGGGACCCGCTCCAGCGCCATGACGGCGACGGCGCCCGCGTCCTCGGCTATCTTCGCCTGCTCGGCGTCGACCACATCCATGATCACGCCGCCCTTGAGCTGCTCGGCCATGCCGCGCTTGACGCGCGCGGTGCCGGTCGCCGGGGTCTCGGCGGGGGAAGTGGTGGAGTGCGTACTGGACACGGGCTACCTCGCTCGGGGAAGAGGGTTCTTGCTCCACCGAGATAACTCCTGTGAACCAGTCCACTGCAAGGGCCAATGAACAGCCGGTGGATCGTTCTCGAAGCCCCGACGATTCAGACGATTCAGCAGACGCCCCGGCGATTCAGGAGATCAGGTGCCCGGCCGGTCGGCCAGCGCCACCGGCGGCTCGTCGTCCATCTCGAACGCCAGCGGGAACGGCGCGTGTCCCGCGAGCCGGAACCAGCGGACCTTGCGGTGCGTGCGCAGGGCGCGGGCGGCCCGTACCGCGTCGTTGTGGAAGCGCCTGGCCATCGGCACCCGCCTGACGGCCGCGGCCAGCTCGTCGGCCGCCTCCTCCCCGCCGGGCGCCGAGCGTACGGCCCCGACCTGCGCCGTCTCACCGAATACGGCCCGCAGTGCCTGGCTGAGCTCGCTCTCGGCCACCTCGCGCTGCTCCTCATCGGACTGCCGGGCCGCGTGCGCCGCCTCGTACAGGACGATCGAGGCCGCGGGGTCGAGGACGCCGGACGTGGCCAGCTCCTGGGCGACCGACGCGCGGCGCAGCAGCTGGGCGTCGAGGGCGGCGCGGGCGGCGTCGATCCGCGCGTGCAGCCGGTCGAGCCGGCCTGCGGTCCAGCTCAGGTAGAGGCCGACCGCGACGAAAGCGAGGACGATCCAGATGATCAGGGATACGGTCACGGGCCGAAAGGCTACCGGTCCGGCGCGGGCCGGCGTCCGCCGCGGCGGACGCCCCGGGCCGCCCCCGGGCCGCGGCACAGCGCCACCAGCGGACCTGCCGGACCATCAAGTGCCCCTCTGTGGCGCCCTGTCAGTCCCTGGCCAGGCCGAACCGGGCCCGCAGGCTGACCCGTTCGTCGGTGTCGACCGACGCGGCGCCGTCGGTCACCGTCTCGTACACCGCCAGGATGTCCGCACCGACCGTCGACCAGTCGAAGCGGCGCACATGCGCGCTGCCCCGCCGGCGCAGCCCCTCCCGGCGCTCGCTGTCGCCCAGCAGCCGCACGGCGGAGGCGGCCAGCGCGTCCGCGTCCTCGTTGGCGAACAGCTCGCCGGCCGCGCCCTGGTCCAGGACCTGGGCGAACGCGTCGAGGTCGCTCGCCAGCACCGGCGCACCGGCCGACATCGCCTCGACGAGGATGATCCCGAAGCTCTCGCCGCCGGTGTTCGGCGCGACATAGACGTCGACGCTGCGCAGCAGCCGGGCCTTGTCCTCGTCGCTGACCATGCCGAGGAACTCGACCCGCTGCCGCATCTCCTTCGGCAGGGTGGCGACGGCTTCCTTCTCGTCGCCCCGGCCCGCGACCAGCAGCCGGGCGTCCGGGCACTCGGCGAGGATCTTCGGCAGCGCCCGCATCAGGACCGGCAGCCCCTTGCGCGGCTCGTCGATCCGCCCGATGAACCCGATGGTCGCCCCCTGCCACTCGGGCTTGGGCTCGGCGCGCTCGAAGAATGCGACGTCGACGCCGTTGGGGATGACCACCGCGTCGCCGCCCAGGTGCTCGACCAGGGTCCGGCGCGCGTACTCACTCACCGCGATCCGGGCCGAGATCTTCTCCAGCGCGGGCTGCAGGATCGGGTACGCGGCGATCATCGCCCGTGAGCGCGGGTTGGAGGTGTGGAAGGTCGCCACGATCGGCCCCTGCGCGGCCCAGCAGGTGAGCAGCCCGAGCGACGGCGAGGTGGGCTCATGGATGTGGATCACGTCGAAGGTGCCGTCGTGCAGCCAGCGCCGCACCCGGGCCGCCGACAGGAAGCCGAAGTTGAGCCGGGCGACCGAGCCGTTGTACGGGACGGGGACGGCCCGGCCCGCTGAGACCACGTACGGCGGCAGGGGTGTCTCGTCGTCGGACGGGGCCAGCACCGACACCTGGTGGCCGAGGCCGTTCAGATGCTCGGCGAGGTCCCTGATGTGGAACTGGACCCCGCCCGGGACGTCCCAGGAGTACGGGCAGACGATGCCGATCTTCACGAAGGCTCCTGACGGGGCTCCAGGTCGGCGAGCCAGAGGCGCTGGAGCATGTGCCAGTCCTCCGGGTGCTCGGCGATTCCGGTGGCGAAGGCGTCGGCGAGCGCCTGCGCCATCACCGAGGTCTTCTCGGGGCGCGTACCCGAGGCGGGTACGTCCACCGGGGGATGGACACGGCCGCGCATCACCGGCGAACCGTCGTACCAGAGCGTGACGGGCAGCAGCAGCGCTCCGGTCTGCTGGGCGAGCAGCGCGGGGCCCGCGGGCATCCGGGTCGCCTCGCCGAAGAACTGGACCTCGACGCCCGATGCGGAGAGGTCGCGGTCGGCGACCAGGCAGACCAGACCGCCGTCCCGCAGCCGCCTGGCCAGCGTGCCGAAAGCGGAGCCGCCGGTGTGCGGCAGGACCTCCATGCCCAGGCCCTCGCGGTAGGCGACGAACCGGTCGTAGAGGGTCTCGGGCTTGAGCCGCTCGGCGACCGTGGTGAACGGCACCCCCAGCTTCGTGGTGACCCAGGCGCCCGCGAGGTCGTAATTGCCCATGTGCGGAAGGGCGAGTATGACGCCCTTCCCGGCGGCCAGGCAGTCCGTCAGATGGTGGATATCGTCGACGTCGAAGCCATTGCGGACCCGGTCGGCGCTCCACGCGGGCAGCCGGAAGGACTCCATCCAGTACCGCATGTACGAGCGCATCCCGGCCCGGGACAGCTCGGCCAGCCGGTCGGCGCCGGCGCCGGGCACCACCCTGGACAGGTTGGATTCGAGCCGCAGCACGCTCTTGCCGCGCCGCTTCCAGACCGTGTCCGCGATACGCCTGCCCAGCCCCGTGGCGACCGGTTCGGGCAGCTTCTTGACCGCGCCCCAGCCGAGTCCGTACAGGGCGTCCGTCACTCGCTCCCTCATACCGCCTCGCCGCCGTGCGCGGATGCCGCGGCAGCTGCCGCGGCATCGGCCTCCGCGGACTCCCTGCGTACGGTGACCACCCGCTGCACCAGGGTGATCAGGCTGCCCACCGCCACGATCCACAGCGCGATCGGCAGCAGGATCTGGATCCCGGGCACCCCGAACTTGTGCAGCCCGGCCAAACCGGCGGCGACGAGCGAGATGACCAGCCGCTCGGCCCGCTCGATCAGCCCGTTCACCGCGACCGGCAGCCCGATCGACTCGCCGCGGGCCTTGGTGTACGAGACCACCTGGCCGCTCGCGAGGCAGAAGAGGGCGACCGCGCACAGCATGTTGTTGTCACCGGTGCCCGCGTACCAGAGGGCGAGCCCGGAGAAGATCGCCCCGTCCGCGACCCGGTCGAGGGTCGAGTCGAGGAAGGCCCCCCAGCGGCTCGAAATCCCGGCCTGGCGCGCCATGTTGCCGTCGACGAGGTCGGAGAAGACGAAGAGCGTGATGACGATCGTGCCCCAGAAGAACTCTCCCCTGGGGAAGAAGACCAGCGCACCCGCCATCACCCCGGCCGTACCGGTCAGCGTCACCGCGTCGGGGCTGACCCCGATCCGGAGCAGAAACGAGGCGAACGGCGTGAGGACACGCGTAAAGAATGCACGCGCGTACTTGTTCAGCATGGCCTTCCCGGGGGGTTGGTGAGCCGCGCGGCCCCATTGGCCACCCGGCGGGCCCATCGTAGCCAGGACCGCGGACCTCCACCGCCGGGCCCTGTCGCGGCGGGTGACGGGCGGGGGCCGGGCAGACGCCGGAGCCGCACGTATGGACGCGCCGCGGCCCGAGTGGAAAGCTCGAATGACCGCGGGCGTCACCGGTGCCGCCACGCTTCCCGGCCCTGTGTCCGCTCCGTTTCTCACCGTGCAACGTCCCTCATCACACGGGAGGCACACTCATGGGCGACAAGGCGAGCACACACCCCGGGGCCGCCGGCAGAGTGACGACGGCCGGCCGGCCCGCTTCCGTACGGAACGTGGTCCTGGTCGGCCACAGCGGATCCGGCAAGACCACGCTGGTCGAGGCCCTGGCGCTGACCGCAGGAGCGGTCACCCGGGCCGGCCGCGTGGAGGACGGCCAGACCGTCTCCGACTACGACGAGATCGAACAGCGCAGGCAGCGGTCGGTCCAGCTCTCGCTCGTCCCCGTCGAGTGGGACGGCATCAAGATCAATCTGCTCGACACACCTGGTTACGCCGATTTCGTCGGCGAGCTGCGGGCCGGTCTGCGCGCTGCGGACGCCGCCCTGTTCGTCGTGTCGGCCGCCCAGGACGCGGACAGCGTCGACGGCGCGACGCGCGCCGTCTGGGAGGAGTGCGCGGCCGTCGGGATGCCGCGGGCCATCGTGGTCACCCATCTGGACACGGCCCGCACCGGCTACGCGGAACTGACCCGGCTGTGCGGCCGGATCTTCGGCGGCGACGACCCCGACGCGGTGCTCCCCCTGTACCTCCCGCTGTACGGATCGCCGGGGCCGGACGGGCACGTCCCGGTGACCGGGCTTGCCGGGCTGCTCACCCGGCGGCTGTCCGGTTACGCCTCGGGAGAGCGTACGGAGAGCGAGCCCGGCGAGGCCGAGCTGCCGCCGATGGAGGAGGCCCGCAACCGGCTGATCGAGGGGATCATCGCCGAGAGCGAGGACGAGACCCTGATGGACCGCTATCTCGGCGGCGAGGAGATCGACGTCGGGACGGTGATCGCGGATCTGGAGCGGGCGGTCGCCCGCGGTGTCTTCCACCCGGTGCTCGCCGCCGCGCCCGCGGTGTCCGGCGGACGGCAGGGGCTCGGCACCGTCGAACTGCTCGAACTGATCACCCGCGGCTTCCCCGCACCGCCCGAGCGGGAGGCCCCGGCGGTCACCACCCCGGAGGGCGCCCCGCACGCCGCGGCGAGCTGCGACCCGTGCGGGCCGCTGGTCGCCGAGGTGATCAAGACGGCATCCGATCCCTATGTGGGCCGGCTCTCCCTCGTACGGGTCTTCTCCGGGACCCTGCGGCCCGACGAGACGGTGCATGTGGCCGGGCACAGCCAGCCGGGCCACGGCCGCGCCGGCCTGGACGGCGGCGACGACCGTGACACGGACGAACGCGTCGGCGCGCTCTCGGCACCCTTCGGACGACGGCAGAGCCCGCTGCACGAGTGCATCGCGGGAGACATCGCCTGCGTCGCGGGGCTGAGCCGCGCGGAGACCGGCGACACGCTGTCCGGCAAGGACGACCCGATGGTGATGGAGGCGTGGACGCTGCCGGAGCCGCTGCTCCCGCTCGCCGTCGCCGCCCATGGCAAGGCGGACGAGGACAAGCTCTCGCTGGGGCTCACCCGGCTGGTCACCGAGGATCCGACCATGCGTCTGGAGCAGAACCCGGACACCCACCAGCTGGTGCTCTGGTGTCTCGGCGAGGCGCAGCGGGACGTGGCGCTGGAGCGGCTGCAGGGCAGATACGGGGTCCGGGTGGACGCCGAGCCGTACCGGGTGTCGCTGCGCGAGACGTTCGGCGGACCGGCCGAGGGGCGCGGCAGGCACGTCAAACAGTCCGGCGGCCACGGCCAGTTCGCGATCTGCGCGATCGAGGTCGCCCCGCTGCCCTCCGGATCGGGGATCGAGTTCGTCGACCGGGTCGTCGGCGGTTCGGTGCCCCGCCAGTTCATCCCGTCCGTCGAGAAGGGCGTACGCGCGCAGGCGGCCCGGGGCGTCGCGGCCGGGCACCCGCTGGTCGACGTCCGTATCACCCTCCGGGACGGCAAGGCCCACTCCGTGGACTCCTCGGACGCGGCGTTCCAGACGGCGGGCGCGCTGGCCCTGCGGGAGGCGGCGGACCGGGCCCCGATCCATCTCCTGGAGCCCGTGATCTCGGTCCGGGTGCTGGTGCCCGACGACTTCGTGGGCCCGGTGATCAGCGATCTCTCCGGGCGGCGCGGCCGGGTGGTGGGCACCGAGCAGACGGTGCCGGGCCGCACCCTGGTCCGGGCCGAGGTCCCGGAGATCGAGATCGGGCGGTACGCCGTCGATCTGCGGTCGCTCTCGCACGGCACCGGGCGGTTCACACGCTCGTACGTACGCCATGAGCCGATGCCCCCGCAGGTGGCCGACCGGGTGCGCGATCAGGCGTACACCGGTTCGTAGCGGGTTGCGGCCAACAGCCGTGCGGCTGAGCGGTATCCGGCCGCGCACCGCCCTGCGCCGGACAGCCTTCCGGCGTCCCGTGACGCGCGGGGAGCACCACGGATACGCTGAGGTCACGGCCCGGACGGAAGGCGCGGGACTGCCCGGGTCCGGCGCAGCAGGTGTGCGGGGCACGGTAGTTGGGAACAGCCGCAGCAGCGGTTGGGTGCGGCGATGGGGGCAGCGGTGGCGAACGACGGATTCGATTTCATTCCCGGGGCACAGGTTCCGCTCCAGGGAGCAGCGGGCCAGACCGCCGCGACCCACGCCCTCGCGTCGGCGGCCTACCGGGACAGTTCGGTCGAGGACATACTCAAAGCCAACAGCGAGTGGCACAAGACAGTGGTGAAGAAGGGCAAGTTCTCGCTCTTCGAGCCGAATCTGGGCGAGTCCTTCTCCCGCGCCGTCCAGGTGCGGATGCTCGGTGGCACCCGGAAGGCGCTCATCCAGTCCTTCGGTACCGAGCCCCAGACGGTGGTCGAACACTGCCTGGCGGCGACCCGTATCCGTAAGGAGCGCGACACCAGGCTGACCATCGTGATGGCCCTCTTCGGACTCGTGTTCCTCCCCGGGCTGCTGATCTGGCTCGGCGTCTTCCAGCTGCGGCGCACCCTGTCCGGATCCCGGAACCGCAGCATGGGAGCCCTGGGCACCGCGCTGCTTGTGGCTGTCGGCGCACTCGTGGTGCTCTTCCTCGTCAAGCTGCCGTTCGGCGGCATCGGGGCGCTGTATCTGCGGCTCATGATGGTCGCGCCGGTCATCGGCTGGGTGTGGGCCAAGCGGATCTGCGAGAAGACGGCCGTTGACCTGCGGTCCCGCTGGGAGAGTCTGCTGTCCGGCGGCGGCATCGGGCCGAAGATCCCCGAGGCCGTACCGCGCAACCCAACCGAGACCGCAGCCGAGCAGCTGCGCCAGTCCCTGGCCAAGCTGACGGCCGAGCAGCAGTCCAACTCGGTGTTCTACGCGGGCCCCAAGGGGATACTCGGCATGGGCACCCGCTGGGGCAGCTGGCAGCTCGCCGAGGAGCTCGTCCCCCGCGAGGCGGGCACCGAGATCCACGGCTTCCGCAGCTGGGACGTCATCCGGGCCATCCACGACCGGCTGCGGATGCTGGAGCGCGGCCCGCTGCACACCGGCGGCTTCCCCACCCCGTCCGTGAAGCACTGGATCGTGGCACCCGTCGGTGAGAACGCGAGCGAGGTCAGCCGGCCCGACGGGGAGGACGTGGAGGCCTTCCAGATCAAGGGCCACGAGATACAGCGGATCTGCAACGAGCAGCAGTTCGGCAGCGGCAACCGCCACTATCTGGGCGTGCAGTTCACTCTCTGGGACGGACAGCTGGTGATCACCATGATGATCACGGTGACGGTGCTCCACGAGACGCTGCGGATCGAGGTCACCGGCCATGCGCTCGGCCCGGTGCACTCGCTCTTCACCACCAAGCCTGCGGCCAAGACCAAGGAGGTCAACAAGGCGGTCAAGTTCTGGGAGACGCGGGAGGTGAACCTGCCGCTGGTGGAGACCCCCGAGGTGGTGCGACTGGCCGCGCGGGCCCCGCTGACCTGGTTCCCGCCCGTCCTCGACTTCTGCGGCGGGAAGATCACGCTGCCCGAGCCGTTCGGGATGCGGCACGCCTGGGCCGACAAGCCCTGGCGGCACCGCTTCATGGCGGACGACGCGATGCGGGCGGCCACTCCGGTACTGCGCGCCGTGCACACGGCGGCCATGCGGGTGCTCGACGAGCACGGCGTGAACACCGACTCCTTCACCAATCGCTCGATGGTCCTCAGCGGACTGGTGCAGGACCCGACACCGCGCCAGGCCGACGTCTACGACGCCTGACACCACGCCCCCGGAAACGCAAGGGCCCCGGCACCCGCCGGGGCCCTGCCTCCGTCCATGTGCCGGGCTACGCCCCCGTCACCACATACCGGCCGCTCAGACCGGCCAGGCCGCGGCCAGCATCGTACGGGTGTCGGCCAGCAGCTGCGGCAGCACCTTGGTGTGTCCGACGACCGGCATGAAGTTGGTGTCGCCACCCCAGCGCGGCACCACGTGCTGGTGCAGATGGGCCGCGATGCCGGCCCCCGCCGACTCCCCCTGGTTCATACCGATGTTGAAGCCGTGCGCACCGGAAGCCGTCCGCAGCGCCGTCATCGCCCGCTTGGTCAGCTCGGCCAGCTCGGCCGTCTCGGCCGCATCCAGCTCCGTGTAGTCGGCGACATGGCGGAATGGCACGACCATCAGGTGTCCGCCGTTGTACGGGTAGAGGTTGAGCACCGCGTACACATGCCGGCCGCGCGCCACGACAAGGCCGTCCTCGTCGGACTTCGACGGGATCGAGCAGAACGGACAGTCGTCGTCCGAGCCCGGCCCGCTCGGCTTGTTCTCCCCCTGGATGTACGCCATCCGGTGGGGGGTCCACAGGCGCTGGAACGCGTCCTGCGTCCCCACTCCGATCTGCTGCTCCGGCTCACTCGTCATGCTGTGCAGCATATGACTTCCCCCGTTCGCGACGTGTCGCCGGGGCGCGGGCGACGGCGGTCCCGGCGATGCTGGGCGGATGGACGTCCTGATTCCCGGCGAGCGGCTGCGCCGCTGGGAGGAGCGCACGGAGATTCCGCTCTTCGCGGCCGCGCTGCTCTTCCTCGCCTGTTATGCGGTCCGGGTGCTGGCGCGGGGCGCTGATCCTCTGCTGCGGGACACCGCACTCGCCGTGGCCCTGGCGGTCTGGCTGGTCTTCGTACTGGACTACGCGGTACGGCTCGTCCTGAGCGGTGAGCGGCTGCGCTTCCCGCACCGGCACCGGATGGACACACTGGCGGTCATCCTTCCGCTGC
This genomic interval carries:
- a CDS encoding phosphatidylinositol mannoside acyltransferase, which encodes MRERVTDALYGLGWGAVKKLPEPVATGLGRRIADTVWKRRGKSVLRLESNLSRVVPGAGADRLAELSRAGMRSYMRYWMESFRLPAWSADRVRNGFDVDDIHHLTDCLAAGKGVILALPHMGNYDLAGAWVTTKLGVPFTTVAERLKPETLYDRFVAYREGLGMEVLPHTGGSAFGTLARRLRDGGLVCLVADRDLSASGVEVQFFGEATRMPAGPALLAQQTGALLLPVTLWYDGSPVMRGRVHPPVDVPASGTRPEKTSVMAQALADAFATGIAEHPEDWHMLQRLWLADLEPRQEPS
- a CDS encoding elongation factor G-like protein EF-G2; the encoded protein is MGDKASTHPGAAGRVTTAGRPASVRNVVLVGHSGSGKTTLVEALALTAGAVTRAGRVEDGQTVSDYDEIEQRRQRSVQLSLVPVEWDGIKINLLDTPGYADFVGELRAGLRAADAALFVVSAAQDADSVDGATRAVWEECAAVGMPRAIVVTHLDTARTGYAELTRLCGRIFGGDDPDAVLPLYLPLYGSPGPDGHVPVTGLAGLLTRRLSGYASGERTESEPGEAELPPMEEARNRLIEGIIAESEDETLMDRYLGGEEIDVGTVIADLERAVARGVFHPVLAAAPAVSGGRQGLGTVELLELITRGFPAPPEREAPAVTTPEGAPHAAASCDPCGPLVAEVIKTASDPYVGRLSLVRVFSGTLRPDETVHVAGHSQPGHGRAGLDGGDDRDTDERVGALSAPFGRRQSPLHECIAGDIACVAGLSRAETGDTLSGKDDPMVMEAWTLPEPLLPLAVAAHGKADEDKLSLGLTRLVTEDPTMRLEQNPDTHQLVLWCLGEAQRDVALERLQGRYGVRVDAEPYRVSLRETFGGPAEGRGRHVKQSGGHGQFAICAIEVAPLPSGSGIEFVDRVVGGSVPRQFIPSVEKGVRAQAARGVAAGHPLVDVRITLRDGKAHSVDSSDAAFQTAGALALREAADRAPIHLLEPVISVRVLVPDDFVGPVISDLSGRRGRVVGTEQTVPGRTLVRAEVPEIEIGRYAVDLRSLSHGTGRFTRSYVRHEPMPPQVADRVRDQAYTGS
- a CDS encoding YebC/PmpR family DNA-binding transcriptional regulator, with amino-acid sequence MSGHSKWATTKHKKAVVDAKRGKLFAKMIKNIEVAARTGGADVSGNPTLFDAIQKAKKSSVPNKNIDSAVKRGAGLEAGGADYETIMYEGYGPNGVAVLIECLTDNRNRAASDVRVAMTRNGGNMADPGSVSYLFNRKGVVVVPKAELTEDDVLGAVLDAGAEEVNDLGESFEVLSEATDMVAVRTALQEAGIDYDSAEANFMPTMQVELDEEGARKIFKLIDALEDSDDVQNVFANFDVSDEVMEKIDA
- a CDS encoding glycosyltransferase family 4 protein, with the translated sequence MKIGIVCPYSWDVPGGVQFHIRDLAEHLNGLGHQVSVLAPSDDETPLPPYVVSAGRAVPVPYNGSVARLNFGFLSAARVRRWLHDGTFDVIHIHEPTSPSLGLLTCWAAQGPIVATFHTSNPRSRAMIAAYPILQPALEKISARIAVSEYARRTLVEHLGGDAVVIPNGVDVAFFERAEPKPEWQGATIGFIGRIDEPRKGLPVLMRALPKILAECPDARLLVAGRGDEKEAVATLPKEMRQRVEFLGMVSDEDKARLLRSVDVYVAPNTGGESFGIILVEAMSAGAPVLASDLDAFAQVLDQGAAGELFANEDADALAASAVRLLGDSERREGLRRRGSAHVRRFDWSTVGADILAVYETVTDGAASVDTDERVSLRARFGLARD
- a CDS encoding HIT family protein translates to MLHSMTSEPEQQIGVGTQDAFQRLWTPHRMAYIQGENKPSGPGSDDDCPFCSIPSKSDEDGLVVARGRHVYAVLNLYPYNGGHLMVVPFRHVADYTELDAAETAELAELTKRAMTALRTASGAHGFNIGMNQGESAGAGIAAHLHQHVVPRWGGDTNFMPVVGHTKVLPQLLADTRTMLAAAWPV
- the pgsA gene encoding phosphatidylinositol phosphate synthase, coding for MLNKYARAFFTRVLTPFASFLLRIGVSPDAVTLTGTAGVMAGALVFFPRGEFFWGTIVITLFVFSDLVDGNMARQAGISSRWGAFLDSTLDRVADGAIFSGLALWYAGTGDNNMLCAVALFCLASGQVVSYTKARGESIGLPVAVNGLIERAERLVISLVAAGLAGLHKFGVPGIQILLPIALWIVAVGSLITLVQRVVTVRRESAEADAAAAAAASAHGGEAV
- the pdxS gene encoding pyridoxal 5'-phosphate synthase lyase subunit PdxS, whose protein sequence is MAEQLKGGVIMDVVDAEQAKIAEDAGAVAVMALERVPADIRKDGGVARMSDPNMIEEIISAVSIPVMAKSRIGHFVEAQVLQSLGVDYIDESEVLTPADEVNHSDKFAFTTPFVCGATNLGEALRRIAEGAAMIRSKGEAGTGNVVEAVRHLRQIKNEIARLRGYDNNELYAAAKDLRAPYELVKEVAGLGKLPVVLFSAGGVATPADAALMRQLGAEGVFVGSGIFKSGDPAKRAAAIVRATTFFDDPKVIADASRNLGEAMVGINCDTLPESERYANRGW
- the pdxT gene encoding pyridoxal 5'-phosphate synthase glutaminase subunit PdxT, which translates into the protein MGTPVIGVLALQGDVREHLAALGAAGAQAGPVRRPEELDELDGLVIPGGESTTMSKLAALFGMLEPLRERIASGLPVYGTCAGMIMLADKILDPRSGQETFGGIEMIVRRNAFGRQNESFEAAVEIPEIPGGPVEGVFIRAPWVESVGAGVQVLAEHGGHIVAVRQGHVLATSFHPELTGDHRVHRYFADMVRDAQ